From Coffea arabica cultivar ET-39 chromosome 10e, Coffea Arabica ET-39 HiFi, whole genome shotgun sequence, one genomic window encodes:
- the LOC113713079 gene encoding bidirectional sugar transporter SWEET1 isoform X1, whose protein sequence is MVHILHTVFGVIGNACGLFLFLAPTITFKKILRKRSIEDFSGVPYTMALLNCLLYTWYGLPFVSPNNILVSIINGTGAVLESIYVLIFLILAPKKEKAKVFGILVLVLTTFAAVVLVSMLALHGKTRKLFVGLIATIFSIAMYAAPLSVMVPNGFGCVLGAMQLMLYAIYHKNKGDNNKGVANGSLEMGIEQSHQQKHATNDRQLDGQL, encoded by the exons ATGGTTCATATTTTGCACACAGTGTTTGGAGTGATTG GAAACGCTTGTGGCTTATTCCTGTTCTTGGCACCTAC GATTACATTCAAGAAGATCCTTAGGAAAAGGTCCATAGAAGATTTCTCCGGAGTACCTTATACCATGGCTTTGCTCAACTGCCTCCTTTATACTTG GTACGGTTTGCCTTTTGTGTCGCCAAACAACATATTGGTATCAATAATAAATGGAACTGGAGCAGTACTGGAGTCAATCTATGTGTTGATCTTCCTTATACTTGCGCCTAAGAAGGAGAAGGCAAAGGTTTTTGGAATTCTTGTTTTGGTCCTCACAACATTTGCAGCTGTTGTCTTGGTTTCCATGTTGGCCCTCCATGGCAAGACGAGGAAGCTTTTCGTTGGTTTAATTGCCACAATCTTCTCCATTGCAATGTATGCTGCACCTCTTTCAGTTATG GTACCTAATGGATTTGGATGTGTTTTGGGAGCAATGCAATTGATGTTGTATGCCATTTATCACAAGAATAAGGGGGACAACAATAAAGGTGTAGCCAATGGATCTTTGGAGATGGGAATTGAGCAGTCCCATCAGCAGAAACATGCCACCAATGATAGGCAACTTGATGGACAACTTTAA
- the LOC113713079 gene encoding bidirectional sugar transporter SWEET1 isoform X2 gives MVHILHTVFGVIGNACGLFLFLAPTITFKKILRKRSIEDFSGVPYTMALLNCLLYTWYGLPFVSPNNILVSIINGTGAVLESIYVLIFLILAPKKEKAKVFGILVLVLTTFAAVVLVSMLALHGKTRKLFVGLIATIFSIAMYAAPLSVMRLVIKTKSVEYMPFFLSLFVFLTGTTWFIYGMIGKDPSLLYLMDLDVFWEQCN, from the exons ATGGTTCATATTTTGCACACAGTGTTTGGAGTGATTG GAAACGCTTGTGGCTTATTCCTGTTCTTGGCACCTAC GATTACATTCAAGAAGATCCTTAGGAAAAGGTCCATAGAAGATTTCTCCGGAGTACCTTATACCATGGCTTTGCTCAACTGCCTCCTTTATACTTG GTACGGTTTGCCTTTTGTGTCGCCAAACAACATATTGGTATCAATAATAAATGGAACTGGAGCAGTACTGGAGTCAATCTATGTGTTGATCTTCCTTATACTTGCGCCTAAGAAGGAGAAGGCAAAGGTTTTTGGAATTCTTGTTTTGGTCCTCACAACATTTGCAGCTGTTGTCTTGGTTTCCATGTTGGCCCTCCATGGCAAGACGAGGAAGCTTTTCGTTGGTTTAATTGCCACAATCTTCTCCATTGCAATGTATGCTGCACCTCTTTCAGTTATG AGGTTGGTGATCAAAACCAAGAGTGTGGAGTATATGCCATTTTTCTTGTCCCTGTTTGTTTTCCTAACTGGTACTACGTGGTTCATTTATGGGATGATTGGAAAGGATCCTTCCTTGCT GTACCTAATGGATTTGGATGTGTTTTGGGAGCAATGCAATTGA